A section of the Gloeobacter violaceus PCC 7421 genome encodes:
- the psb28 gene encoding photosystem II reaction center protein Psb28 — translation MVKVLTSESEAMAVAQFLEGINEEITDIRVMASKYDTSRKTALIYIAAPKADLNQVMSFRMRDEEGEITVRDIRSKHLNGKFIGLEISHEMGSDAAWNRFYRFMERMGYA, via the coding sequence ATGGTCAAAGTTTTAACTTCGGAGAGTGAAGCGATGGCGGTAGCGCAGTTTCTTGAGGGAATCAACGAAGAGATTACAGATATCCGGGTGATGGCGTCTAAGTACGATACTTCCCGAAAGACTGCGCTCATCTACATTGCCGCGCCGAAGGCCGACCTCAACCAGGTGATGAGCTTCCGCATGCGCGACGAAGAAGGCGAAATCACCGTGCGCGACATCCGCTCCAAGCACCTCAACGGCAAATTCATCGGCCTTGAGATTAGCCACGAAATGGGTTCCGACGCCGCCTGGAATCGCTTCTACCGTTTCATGGAGCGCATGGGTTACGCCTGA
- a CDS encoding LptF/LptG family permease: MKTFAEARSRFSLPGLTIMDRYLASELVLPFLFGVAAFASIGMAIGSLFELVRLISENGLPLTTALQVFLLRMPQIITYTFPMSVLFATLLAYGRLSGDLEITALQASGVSILRVVVPTLLLSVIVSVITFFFNEVVVPTANQEASTTLARAIGGGDRPRFTKDNILYPEYNWVPGKAGEREYALIRLFYARRYSDGIMYGLTILDYSQENLNQVITADSAYFDPKTDAWRFRNGTSYLIGNDGTYRNILQFQEQQVKISEDPLKFAQEVRRPEEMTTVELRRYIELAQNARQEIRGLLVSLYQKYAIPSVCFAFALVGAPLGLRRQRTSNALGLGLSILIIFSYYIFLFIAQALGQTGVLPPWLGAWLPALITMAVGAYLLWRANQ, from the coding sequence TTGAAGACATTTGCCGAGGCAAGGTCGCGCTTTTCGCTGCCGGGGCTGACGATTATGGACCGCTACCTGGCAAGCGAACTGGTTTTGCCGTTTTTGTTCGGTGTGGCGGCCTTCGCCTCGATCGGCATGGCGATCGGATCGCTCTTTGAACTGGTCCGGCTCATTTCCGAAAACGGCCTGCCGCTCACCACCGCGCTGCAGGTCTTCTTGCTGCGCATGCCGCAGATCATCACCTACACCTTCCCGATGTCGGTGCTCTTTGCGACGCTCCTGGCCTACGGGCGTCTGTCGGGGGATCTGGAGATCACGGCGCTGCAGGCGAGCGGCGTGAGTATCCTGCGCGTCGTCGTTCCCACGCTGCTGCTCAGCGTCATAGTCAGCGTCATTACCTTTTTCTTCAACGAAGTGGTGGTCCCCACCGCCAACCAGGAGGCGAGCACCACCCTGGCGCGGGCGATTGGCGGGGGCGACCGGCCGCGATTTACTAAGGACAACATTCTCTATCCCGAGTACAACTGGGTGCCGGGCAAGGCCGGCGAGCGCGAATACGCCCTCATTCGGCTGTTTTATGCCCGCCGCTACAGCGACGGGATCATGTACGGGCTGACGATTCTCGACTACAGCCAGGAAAACCTCAACCAGGTGATCACCGCCGATTCAGCCTACTTCGATCCGAAGACCGACGCCTGGCGTTTTCGCAACGGCACCAGCTATCTGATCGGCAACGACGGCACTTACCGCAATATTCTTCAGTTTCAAGAGCAACAGGTCAAAATCAGCGAAGATCCGCTCAAGTTCGCCCAGGAAGTGCGCCGGCCGGAGGAGATGACCACCGTCGAACTGCGCCGCTATATCGAACTGGCCCAGAACGCCCGCCAGGAAATTCGGGGGCTGCTCGTCAGTCTCTACCAGAAGTACGCCATTCCGAGCGTCTGTTTTGCCTTTGCGCTGGTGGGTGCCCCGTTGGGCCTGCGCCGCCAGCGCACCAGCAACGCCCTGGGATTGGGCCTCAGCATCCTGATCATCTTCAGTTACTACATTTTTCTATTCATCGCCCAGGCCCTGGGCCAGACGGGCGTGCTGCCGCCCTGGCTCGGAGCCTGGCTGCCGGCGCTGATTACGATGGCCGTGGGTGCCTACCTGCTCTGGCGGGCCAACCAGTAA
- a CDS encoding NUDIX hydrolase — MPADAEPRGPSVFKIPEGDNRERLVCPDCGFIYYDNPRIVTGAVCLWEDQVLLCRRDIEPRRNYWTLPAGYLELGETTEAGAVREAWEEARARIAIEALLGVYNVPRISQVQLIYRARLLSLDIGPGPESLEVRLFSWEAIPWGELAFPSVRWALDHFQQTRHLSEFAPRSNPPGASDRLEGEGL; from the coding sequence ATGCCAGCCGATGCCGAACCGCGGGGTCCATCCGTCTTCAAGATTCCCGAGGGTGACAATCGGGAGCGGCTGGTCTGTCCTGACTGCGGCTTTATTTACTACGACAACCCGCGCATCGTCACCGGTGCGGTCTGCCTGTGGGAAGACCAGGTCTTGCTGTGTAGGCGGGATATCGAGCCGCGGCGCAACTACTGGACGCTGCCTGCGGGGTATCTCGAACTGGGGGAGACCACCGAGGCCGGGGCGGTGCGCGAAGCCTGGGAGGAGGCGCGCGCCCGCATCGCCATCGAGGCGCTTCTGGGCGTCTACAACGTGCCGCGCATCAGCCAGGTACAGCTGATTTACCGCGCCCGGCTGCTCTCCCTCGACATCGGTCCCGGCCCGGAGAGCCTGGAGGTGCGCCTGTTTAGCTGGGAAGCGATCCCCTGGGGCGAATTGGCCTTTCCTTCGGTGCGCTGGGCGCTCGATCATTTTCAGCAAACCCGCCACCTGAGCGAATTTGCGCCCCGCTCCAACCCGCCGGGGGCCAGCGACCGGCTTGAAGGGGAGGGGCTTTGA
- a CDS encoding YdcF family protein, giving the protein MIDPALCMRAPEGWTVFTVWLLEWLANPWLVVAPLALLLAAPWWIRPLPWKIPISVLAIALLLVYFAAVSPPALALADAQLGDYPEAPSNLKADAIVVLGRGERLRHTRVELAARLWRAGRAPRIFISGRNDADTMVADLRRMGLPAKAVAGEECSRTTQENAEFTARILRPAGVRTLLLVTDAPHMLRSLRTFKEAGFNSAAVTSPFPEKLSELRERLIVVREYLGLLTYRWLGRIEV; this is encoded by the coding sequence ATGATCGACCCGGCGCTGTGCATGCGCGCCCCCGAGGGCTGGACGGTGTTTACCGTCTGGCTGCTCGAATGGCTCGCCAATCCCTGGCTGGTAGTGGCGCCCCTGGCGCTGTTGCTGGCGGCCCCCTGGTGGATCCGGCCGCTGCCCTGGAAGATCCCGATCAGTGTACTCGCCATCGCGCTGTTGCTGGTCTACTTTGCCGCGGTGTCGCCCCCGGCCCTGGCCCTCGCAGACGCCCAACTGGGGGACTATCCGGAAGCGCCCTCCAATCTGAAGGCGGACGCCATCGTTGTGCTCGGGCGCGGCGAGCGGCTCAGGCACACCCGCGTCGAACTGGCCGCCCGGCTGTGGCGGGCCGGTCGTGCTCCGCGCATCTTTATCAGCGGTCGCAACGACGCCGATACGATGGTGGCCGATTTGCGCCGGATGGGCCTACCGGCAAAGGCCGTGGCCGGAGAGGAATGCTCGCGCACCACCCAGGAGAACGCCGAATTTACCGCCCGCATCCTCAGGCCCGCGGGGGTACGCACGCTGCTGCTGGTGACCGACGCCCCCCACATGCTGCGCTCGCTGCGCACCTTCAAAGAAGCCGGATTCAACAGTGCCGCCGTCACCTCCCCATTTCCGGAGAAACTCTCCGAACTGCGCGAGCGGCTCATCGTCGTGCGCGAGTACCTCGGGCTTTTGACCTATCGCTGGTTGGGGCGGATCGAGGTTTGA
- a CDS encoding secretin N-terminal domain-containing protein: protein MHVKRWLSLPAGFLLAGCLSTAAWAAPLAGIDVEGNTLRIRTAGTVAFQIERNTPNEVVLFLPGTEPGSVAASQETAAGTVSVQVVAGGMRLTYRPRALGSTYQVVAGQAVADSQTIEIRGSGGLATVPPPPPIAQTPPQVSPEERVSLKVRDGDVKDTLALLGRVARANVVTESSVSGRVSLNLEQVTFNDALTAVAQVAGLTINKSEGNVYVVSQLKSGLPQLPVPTTPGGADPSKRPVSFSVKSAELGTVVENISNQAGAQLIIKGQLSDRVTGRVSGIPFEEALGQLLNGTRYGFVREGRTYLIGDATPGTPTSRAIERTEAIALSFTQAKNVPKLIPASLTQFVKIDEPRNAVVVSGTDVLRTRVRDLLQQIDKPLRQVVFEVKIVELSDAGSRELNALRTIQSGSAVSPGNTAPLSLGGLFSPPTSFATFNDIARAIVVINGLITENKARVVTDTKLNTITGQKASIDVQTDINLILNQLTNVSGATVNNTTLSTLRAGTVVELTPTVQADGNVLAELSVESSVPQGTTTLTSSGTTVPPNIARRKVKNIILVKDGQTLEIGGLIQTTNREVITRVPFFGYIPLIGQLFSNTNVSLEQSELVVFITPRVRDVQPLPDTKLPLEPPR, encoded by the coding sequence ATGCACGTGAAACGCTGGCTGAGCTTGCCCGCCGGATTCCTGCTTGCCGGCTGTCTGAGTACGGCGGCCTGGGCCGCCCCCCTGGCGGGCATCGATGTGGAAGGCAATACCCTGCGCATCCGCACCGCCGGGACGGTCGCCTTTCAAATCGAGCGCAACACCCCCAACGAGGTGGTGCTGTTTTTGCCCGGCACCGAACCGGGCAGCGTGGCCGCGAGCCAGGAGACGGCCGCCGGGACGGTGAGCGTGCAGGTGGTGGCCGGGGGAATGCGCCTCACCTACCGCCCCCGCGCCCTGGGCAGCACCTATCAGGTCGTGGCCGGCCAAGCGGTGGCGGATAGCCAGACTATCGAAATTCGCGGCTCGGGGGGACTGGCCACGGTGCCGCCCCCTCCGCCCATAGCCCAGACGCCGCCGCAGGTGTCACCCGAAGAGCGGGTGAGCCTGAAGGTGCGCGACGGCGATGTCAAAGACACCCTTGCGCTGCTCGGGCGGGTGGCCAGGGCCAACGTCGTCACCGAAAGCTCGGTCAGCGGCCGGGTCTCGCTCAACCTCGAACAGGTCACCTTCAACGACGCCCTCACCGCCGTCGCCCAGGTGGCGGGCCTCACGATCAACAAATCCGAAGGCAATGTCTATGTCGTGAGCCAACTCAAAAGCGGCCTGCCCCAACTGCCGGTACCGACGACCCCCGGCGGCGCCGACCCGAGCAAGCGGCCGGTCAGCTTCAGCGTCAAAAGCGCCGAGCTGGGCACCGTGGTCGAAAATATTTCCAACCAGGCGGGGGCGCAGCTCATCATCAAAGGCCAACTCTCCGACCGGGTGACCGGCCGGGTCTCGGGGATCCCCTTCGAGGAGGCCCTCGGCCAACTGCTCAACGGCACCCGCTACGGATTCGTCCGCGAGGGCCGCACCTACCTCATCGGCGATGCCACCCCCGGCACCCCCACCAGCCGGGCCATCGAGCGCACCGAAGCTATCGCCCTCTCGTTCACCCAGGCGAAAAACGTACCCAAGCTCATCCCGGCGAGCCTCACCCAATTTGTCAAAATCGACGAGCCGCGCAACGCCGTGGTGGTGAGCGGCACCGACGTGTTGCGCACCCGGGTGCGCGACTTGTTGCAGCAGATCGACAAGCCCCTGCGCCAGGTGGTCTTCGAGGTGAAGATCGTCGAACTGAGCGACGCCGGTTCGCGCGAACTGAACGCCCTGCGCACCATTCAGTCCGGCAGCGCCGTCTCCCCCGGCAACACCGCTCCTTTGAGCTTGGGTGGTTTGTTCTCGCCGCCCACCTCGTTTGCCACCTTCAACGACATCGCCCGCGCCATCGTTGTGATCAACGGGCTGATCACCGAGAACAAAGCGCGGGTGGTCACCGACACCAAGCTCAACACGATCACTGGCCAAAAAGCGTCGATCGACGTGCAAACCGACATCAACTTGATTCTCAACCAGCTAACCAACGTCAGCGGCGCCACCGTCAACAACACCACCCTCAGCACCCTCCGCGCCGGCACCGTGGTCGAACTGACCCCCACCGTCCAGGCCGACGGCAATGTGCTGGCCGAATTGAGCGTCGAATCCTCCGTGCCCCAGGGCACCACCACGTTGACCTCGTCCGGCACGACCGTCCCTCCGAACATTGCCCGGCGCAAGGTCAAAAATATCATCCTGGTCAAAGACGGCCAGACCCTCGAAATCGGCGGGCTCATCCAGACCACCAACCGCGAGGTCATCACCCGCGTGCCGTTTTTTGGCTACATCCCGCTTATCGGCCAGCTGTTCAGCAACACCAATGTGAGCCTGGAGCAGAGCGAACTGGTGGTCTTCATCACCCCGCGCGTGCGCGATGTGCAGCCGTTACCCGACACCAAACTGCCCCTGGAGCCGCCGCGGTGA
- a CDS encoding histidine triad nucleotide-binding protein, giving the protein MNTDTVFGKILRREIPAAIVFEDERALAFRDINPQAPVHILVIPKRAIAQLEQVAPEDEALLGHLLYVAVQVARQEGLDSGYRLVVNNGVQGGQTVYHLHVHLLGGRMLAWPPG; this is encoded by the coding sequence ATGAACACCGATACGGTATTTGGCAAGATCCTCCGGCGGGAAATCCCGGCCGCGATTGTCTTCGAGGACGAGCGCGCTCTGGCGTTTCGTGACATCAACCCCCAGGCGCCGGTCCACATCCTGGTGATCCCCAAGCGTGCCATCGCCCAGCTCGAGCAGGTCGCCCCCGAGGACGAAGCGCTCCTGGGCCATCTGCTCTATGTCGCTGTGCAGGTGGCCCGCCAGGAAGGACTCGACAGCGGCTACCGCCTGGTCGTCAACAACGGCGTCCAGGGCGGTCAGACAGTCTACCACCTCCACGTCCACCTGCTGGGCGGCCGGATGCTCGCCTGGCCACCCGGGTAA
- a CDS encoding GspE/PulE family protein, translated as MQGYTLPPELKLPIAESPGIGVVLLPESLDWNLIRSLSGKLGEELRSIVPLAFFNKQLYLGSFSALGETDLRRLREKLPCELRALTLASSEVRRWWQIGRERLPEYFQAAGGGGLEPLAAAEPSVAITIGTDGTPEGKRISAQLQRLLNEALKSRASDIHLESQEDGLRVRFRIDGLLREMGTFPVAESKALISRVKVLAELDIANHRSPQDGRVTQEINGQLVDLRVSTLPCLHGEKAVLRLLPKNNTFTLLEELGFDAADLATYRHWLGRAQGLILITGPTGSGKTSTLYTSLRGILKPECNIVTIEDPIEYQLAGINQVQVHPKAGLTFASGLRSILRQDPDIIMVGEIRDLETAQTVFQAAMTGHLVLCTLHTNDAPSAVSRLLDMQVEPYLIAGALVGVVAQRLVRRVCRHCGEPYCPDSVDLQRLKLDAHPEYANVPLEWKRAHGCQHCFGSGYFGREGIFEVMEVDNHLQGLIHARASNAEITTYLRARNIRSLPEAGIAKVMEGSTTIEELLRVVSV; from the coding sequence ATGCAAGGTTATACGCTGCCCCCGGAATTGAAACTGCCCATCGCCGAAAGCCCCGGTATCGGCGTCGTGCTGCTTCCCGAGTCGCTCGATTGGAACTTGATCCGCTCGCTGAGCGGCAAGCTCGGCGAAGAACTGCGCTCTATCGTCCCGCTCGCCTTTTTTAACAAACAGCTTTATCTGGGTAGCTTCAGCGCCCTCGGCGAGACCGATCTGCGCCGATTGCGCGAGAAACTGCCCTGCGAGCTTCGCGCCCTGACCCTGGCTTCCTCAGAGGTGCGCCGCTGGTGGCAAATCGGGCGCGAGCGGCTGCCGGAATATTTTCAGGCTGCCGGAGGGGGCGGTCTTGAGCCCCTCGCGGCGGCCGAACCCTCGGTTGCCATCACCATCGGCACCGACGGCACTCCCGAAGGCAAGCGCATCAGCGCCCAGTTGCAAAGACTCCTCAACGAAGCGCTCAAAAGCCGCGCAAGCGACATCCACCTCGAATCGCAGGAAGACGGTCTCAGGGTGCGCTTTCGCATCGACGGCCTGCTGCGCGAGATGGGCACTTTTCCGGTTGCCGAGAGCAAAGCGCTCATCTCACGGGTCAAAGTGCTCGCCGAACTCGACATCGCCAACCACAGAAGCCCCCAGGACGGCCGCGTCACCCAAGAAATCAACGGCCAACTAGTCGATTTGCGCGTGAGCACCCTGCCCTGCCTGCACGGCGAAAAAGCAGTCCTGCGGCTGCTGCCCAAGAACAACACCTTCACGCTGCTGGAGGAACTAGGATTTGACGCGGCGGACCTGGCCACCTATCGCCACTGGCTCGGCCGCGCCCAGGGGTTAATCCTCATCACCGGCCCCACCGGCTCCGGCAAGACCAGCACACTCTATACCAGCCTGCGCGGGATCCTCAAGCCCGAGTGCAACATCGTCACGATCGAAGATCCGATCGAATACCAGCTTGCCGGGATCAACCAGGTGCAGGTGCACCCGAAGGCGGGTCTCACCTTCGCAAGCGGCCTGCGCTCGATTCTCCGGCAAGACCCCGACATCATCATGGTGGGTGAAATCCGCGACCTGGAGACCGCCCAGACGGTGTTCCAGGCGGCGATGACCGGTCACCTGGTGCTGTGCACACTGCACACCAACGACGCGCCCAGTGCCGTGAGCCGCCTCCTGGACATGCAGGTGGAGCCTTATCTCATCGCCGGGGCGCTGGTGGGGGTGGTTGCCCAGCGCCTCGTGCGCCGAGTGTGCCGCCACTGCGGCGAACCGTACTGCCCCGACAGCGTCGATCTGCAGCGGCTCAAACTGGACGCCCACCCCGAGTACGCCAATGTTCCGCTCGAATGGAAGCGCGCCCACGGTTGCCAGCACTGCTTCGGGTCGGGCTACTTCGGCCGCGAGGGCATCTTCGAGGTGATGGAAGTCGACAACCACCTGCAGGGGCTCATCCACGCCCGCGCCTCCAACGCCGAAATCACCACCTACCTGCGCGCGCGCAACATCCGCTCGCTGCCCGAGGCCGGCATCGCCAAGGTCATGGAGGGCAGCACCACCATTGAGGAACTTCTGCGGGTTGTGTCAGTCTAG
- a CDS encoding sigma 54-interacting transcriptional regulator — MQPTAAEAIPWLRENTLFAALGEAALADLAGELTEQTVQGNRRLVLEDSPAEELIILKEGRLESYRTSPSGPAAALSLLPGSVVHLVELLMERPVQRTLITLADCRLWIVPAVRFRELAARYREIARALPEALAAEVAQLAAQLNYEQERAAALRPYLITRARRGIVGKSRYAATLRRQIRSATADRKPVLLFGEPGLEKDNAAALIHFGSPARREPIIQVNCATLQPGGADLFGRAGGRPGLIEWVGEGTLVLNNIQDLPAGLLATVEQMLATGTYRPVARPEEIPPAPRPLRARVVLVSEKAFSGLERLMGQVIKVPPLRVRKGDIAVQVDYYLNLLVRSEGLPFKPRVSPEALRRLQSYDFPGNLAELATLVSRAVSQAAGARELSEEVFWPAQGRKKRFRANLLNGFPWLRRFLRSAWWPDRINFGFTAGFFVFIVAVLFVGPQQREENFALNMFWAWWWPLVLVGFPFVGRLWCAVCPFMIWGEIVQKISLLIFPRTLRRWPREQAERWGGWFLFALFVLIFLWEELWDLQNTAYLSAWLLLLITGGAVVCSLIFERRFWCRYLCPIGGMNGLFAKLSVTELRAQQGICSATCTTYQCYKGGPAKDEGQATGGCPLYSHPAQLEDNRDCVLCMTCLKACPHRSVELNLRPPGIELWTTHVPRGYEVALLLLLLGGVFLHRLPEVQSRLGWPWGIEAFGAHLALALIALAVPALVPLAAHGLFRLVAGGQSARPFVELAYGYLPLVLGGTLAHYLNLGLGEAGRIVPVTLATFGLAGANLPVLVAHPAVITFLQGALLIASVPLSIWLTQKIARIPVRSLLPQHLGVLTLAGGLWVLIVGY, encoded by the coding sequence ATGCAGCCGACCGCCGCCGAGGCCATCCCCTGGCTTCGTGAAAATACCCTCTTCGCAGCGCTAGGTGAAGCGGCCCTCGCCGATTTGGCGGGCGAACTGACTGAGCAAACGGTCCAGGGCAATCGGCGGCTGGTACTCGAAGACAGCCCTGCCGAAGAACTGATCATTCTCAAAGAAGGCCGCCTCGAAAGTTACCGCACCAGTCCGAGCGGCCCGGCCGCCGCGCTCAGTTTGCTCCCAGGTTCGGTGGTGCATCTAGTCGAACTGCTGATGGAGCGCCCCGTGCAACGGACGCTTATCACCCTTGCCGACTGCCGGCTTTGGATCGTTCCGGCGGTGCGCTTTCGCGAGCTTGCTGCCCGCTATCGCGAGATCGCCCGCGCTCTGCCGGAGGCGCTGGCGGCAGAAGTGGCGCAACTGGCGGCCCAGCTCAATTACGAACAGGAGCGCGCCGCCGCGCTCAGGCCGTATCTAATTACCCGCGCCCGCCGCGGCATCGTCGGCAAGAGCCGCTACGCCGCCACCCTGCGCCGCCAGATCCGGTCGGCCACGGCCGATCGCAAGCCCGTGCTCCTCTTCGGCGAACCGGGCCTCGAAAAGGACAACGCGGCGGCCCTCATCCACTTCGGCTCCCCCGCCCGCCGCGAACCGATTATCCAGGTGAATTGCGCCACGCTGCAGCCGGGGGGTGCCGATCTGTTCGGCCGGGCGGGCGGGCGGCCCGGCCTCATCGAGTGGGTGGGGGAGGGCACGTTGGTGCTCAACAACATCCAGGATTTGCCCGCCGGATTGCTCGCCACCGTCGAGCAGATGCTCGCTACCGGCACCTACCGGCCTGTCGCCCGCCCGGAGGAGATCCCCCCCGCCCCGCGGCCCTTGCGCGCCCGCGTCGTGCTGGTTTCTGAAAAAGCGTTCTCGGGCCTGGAGCGGCTGATGGGCCAGGTCATCAAGGTACCGCCACTGCGGGTGCGCAAGGGCGATATCGCCGTGCAGGTCGATTACTACCTCAATTTGCTGGTCAGATCCGAGGGGTTACCCTTCAAGCCGCGCGTCAGCCCCGAGGCCCTCAGGCGATTGCAGAGCTACGATTTTCCGGGCAACCTGGCGGAACTGGCCACGCTGGTGAGTCGTGCGGTTTCCCAGGCGGCCGGGGCGCGCGAACTGAGCGAAGAAGTCTTCTGGCCCGCCCAGGGGCGCAAAAAACGCTTTCGCGCCAATTTGCTCAACGGCTTTCCGTGGCTGAGGCGCTTTTTGCGCAGCGCCTGGTGGCCCGACCGGATCAACTTCGGATTTACCGCCGGTTTTTTCGTTTTTATCGTCGCCGTGCTCTTTGTCGGGCCGCAACAGCGCGAGGAGAACTTTGCCCTCAATATGTTCTGGGCCTGGTGGTGGCCGCTGGTATTGGTCGGTTTCCCTTTCGTGGGCCGCCTCTGGTGTGCGGTTTGCCCCTTCATGATCTGGGGAGAAATCGTCCAGAAAATCTCGTTGCTTATCTTTCCGCGCACCCTCAGGCGCTGGCCCCGCGAGCAGGCCGAGCGCTGGGGCGGTTGGTTTCTCTTTGCCCTATTCGTCCTGATTTTTCTGTGGGAAGAACTGTGGGATCTGCAGAACACCGCCTACCTTTCTGCCTGGCTGCTGTTACTGATTACCGGCGGGGCGGTGGTCTGTTCGCTGATCTTCGAGCGGCGCTTCTGGTGCCGATATCTGTGTCCGATTGGCGGCATGAACGGTCTATTCGCCAAGCTCTCCGTCACCGAACTGCGCGCCCAACAGGGCATCTGCTCAGCCACCTGCACCACCTACCAGTGCTACAAAGGCGGTCCCGCCAAGGACGAAGGCCAGGCCACCGGTGGCTGTCCGCTCTACTCCCACCCCGCCCAGCTCGAGGACAACCGCGACTGCGTGCTGTGCATGACCTGCCTCAAAGCCTGCCCGCACCGCTCGGTCGAATTGAACCTGCGCCCGCCCGGCATCGAACTGTGGACGACCCACGTCCCACGCGGCTACGAGGTGGCGCTGTTGCTGTTGCTATTGGGCGGCGTTTTTCTGCATCGCTTACCCGAGGTGCAGAGCCGCCTCGGCTGGCCGTGGGGGATTGAGGCGTTTGGAGCACATCTGGCGCTGGCGCTGATCGCCCTGGCAGTCCCGGCCTTGGTACCGCTCGCAGCCCACGGCCTGTTTCGCCTGGTGGCAGGCGGGCAGAGCGCCCGGCCGTTCGTCGAACTGGCCTATGGCTATTTGCCCCTGGTGTTGGGAGGCACCCTCGCCCATTACTTAAATCTCGGCCTCGGGGAAGCGGGAAGGATTGTTCCGGTTACCTTAGCCACCTTTGGCCTTGCCGGAGCGAACCTGCCGGTGCTGGTTGCCCACCCGGCAGTGATCACTTTTTTGCAGGGTGCCTTGCTGATCGCATCGGTGCCGCTCAGCATCTGGTTGACCCAAAAAATCGCGCGCATTCCCGTGCGCTCACTGTTACCGCAGCATCTGGGGGTGTTGACTCTAGCTGGCGGGCTATGGGTGCTGATTGTCGGGTATTAG
- a CDS encoding 4a-hydroxytetrahydrobiopterin dehydratase — translation MNLTEQRCTACRPDAPRVGAAEIAELHPQIPAWRIVEIEGTPRLERQFRLRDFREAIAFTVRVGEEAEAEGHHPALLTEWGSVKVSWWTHAIAGLHRNDFVMAAKTDAIAAQVGAV, via the coding sequence ATGAACCTGACCGAACAGCGCTGCACCGCCTGCCGCCCCGACGCCCCCCGGGTGGGTGCGGCCGAAATCGCCGAATTGCACCCCCAGATCCCGGCGTGGCGAATCGTTGAAATTGAGGGTACCCCACGCCTCGAGCGCCAGTTTCGGCTGCGCGACTTTCGCGAGGCCATCGCCTTTACCGTCCGCGTGGGCGAGGAGGCCGAGGCGGAGGGCCACCACCCGGCTTTGCTCACCGAATGGGGCTCCGTCAAGGTGAGTTGGTGGACGCACGCCATCGCCGGGTTGCACCGCAACGACTTTGTGATGGCGGCCAAAACCGATGCCATTGCCGCACAGGTGGGCGCCGTGTAG
- a CDS encoding DUF362 domain-containing protein has protein sequence MSVVSLRTASSYAPGVLGPRLAQLLEPLGGMAAYVRPGDRVLLKPNLLTGARPAKACTTDPEIVRQVALLVRGCGGKPFLGDSPAFGTGRGVAVANGLLPICEELALPIVEFSSSRYRSAGETFEHLRLGKEAMEADVLINLPKVKSHMQLTVTLGVKNLFGCVPGKMKAWWHMEAGKDSLRFGKMLVETALTLQPDLTIIDGIVGHEGNGPSGGEPRALGLLGASADVFAIDRMFCALLGVDPEQVPVLCAARALGVIPEGLTGIMLDGPPLEQLRCPDWRLPETMMPIDFGLPRVIRSTMKHLWIRFLKEPLAGGFTRAERRAPL, from the coding sequence ATGAGCGTCGTCAGTCTGCGTACAGCTTCCTCTTACGCTCCCGGGGTACTGGGACCGCGGCTTGCGCAGCTCTTGGAGCCGCTCGGCGGGATGGCCGCCTACGTCCGCCCCGGCGACCGGGTGCTGCTGAAGCCCAATTTGCTCACCGGCGCCAGGCCCGCCAAAGCCTGCACCACCGACCCCGAGATCGTCCGCCAGGTGGCGCTGTTGGTGCGCGGGTGCGGCGGCAAGCCCTTCTTGGGCGACAGTCCCGCCTTTGGCACCGGCCGCGGCGTGGCGGTGGCCAACGGTCTGCTGCCTATCTGCGAAGAGCTGGCCCTTCCGATTGTCGAATTTTCGTCGAGCCGATACCGCTCGGCGGGCGAAACTTTTGAGCACCTGCGCCTGGGCAAGGAGGCGATGGAGGCGGACGTGCTCATCAACCTGCCCAAGGTCAAATCCCACATGCAGCTGACCGTCACCCTCGGGGTCAAAAACCTCTTCGGCTGCGTGCCCGGCAAGATGAAGGCCTGGTGGCACATGGAGGCGGGCAAAGACAGCCTGCGCTTCGGCAAGATGCTCGTGGAGACGGCCCTCACCCTCCAGCCGGATCTGACGATTATCGACGGCATCGTCGGCCACGAAGGCAACGGCCCCTCGGGGGGCGAACCGCGCGCATTGGGTCTGCTCGGCGCCTCGGCCGACGTCTTTGCCATCGACCGGATGTTTTGCGCATTGTTGGGGGTGGACCCCGAGCAGGTGCCGGTGCTGTGTGCGGCGCGCGCACTGGGAGTGATCCCGGAGGGTCTGACGGGGATTATGCTGGACGGCCCGCCTTTGGAGCAACTGCGCTGCCCCGACTGGCGGCTGCCTGAGACGATGATGCCCATCGACTTCGGCTTGCCCAGGGTGATCCGCTCGACGATGAAACATCTTTGGATCCGGTTTTTGAAAGAACCCCTGGCCGGCGGCTTTACCCGGGCCGAGCGGAGAGCACCCCTTTGA